The Nocardia sp. NBC_01503 sequence ACGCGTAAAACCCCATCGAGCCCATGCACCGCGAGGCTCGCGCCCCGGTGCCGCTGCCGGGGCCTATACAGATTGGAGCTGCGCTTGGCCAACCGCACCGGCTGATCGGCGGGGAGTGCGGCGTACCGCCCCGCCAACTCCGCGACGGCCCGTTGATGATCCGCCATACGCCGCTCATCCGCACTGCGCCGCCGACCCGCCTCCGGCCGACCATCCGGCCCCGCGCCGCGTTCTTCCTCCGCCATGTCGACCCCTCGTGCGTGCAGTCCGAGCGATGCGAATTCCGCACGCTCCCTTGACTTTCCACGGTATCGATGGAGGCTTCGAATATCGTCGGTCAATAGTGGAACTTTGCCATCAACGACTGTTGAGCAGCCCGCTCGCATGCGCCAGCGCCACGGCCTGAAATGCCCGATCCAGCTCCAACTTCCGCAGCATATGGTGAATATGCGATCGCACCGTCACCTCCGCCACCACCAGGCGTTCGGCAATCCCGCCGACCGTCATCCCACCCGCCAGCAGACTCAGCACCTGCACCTCGCGAGCGGTCAGCACCGACCGCAGATCCACCTCCGACCGCACCGTCTCCGGCCGCTCGACGGGCATGAGATCGGCGAGCAATCGAGCGGTCACCGTCGGCGACAGCAGTGCGTTACCCGCCGCGACTTCCCTTATCCCATAGGCGATCTGCGCGGGCGGATCATCCTTCAGCAGAAACCCCCGCGCCCCGGCGCGCAGCGCGGCCGCCGCCCCATCCAGGCACCCCCGATGCGCCAGCACCAAGACCGGAACACCGGCCGCCAGCGACGTCTCCACCAACTCGCCCGACGCACACCCCGACGCCCCCGTGAGCGCCGAGGTATCCGCCACAATCACATTCGGCTCCAACTCCGACATGGCGGAGGCGGCCGTCGGCCCATCACTGAACTCCCCGACCACCGCCATTCCCGCCTCTGCCCCCACCACCGCCCGCAACCCCACCCGGACCAGTGGTTCCCGCTCACACAAGAGCACGCGAATCATGCTGCGCCAGCCCTTCTTCCGCGACCCTGGACACTTACGCCCAGCATGACAGCACCCACCGACACTGATGATGTTTCAGGGCCTTGACCGCTGTATCTCTCCCACCGACTGTCGCCCTGCTGGGCTGACCATCACTTGGTCTGATCGGTAGTCAAGGCTCCCGCTCGCCGGCCGGGCGGACATGACTTAATAAGAGCCTGGCGAAGCCTCATCAATGTCCTGTCTGCTCGCCCGACCGGCGTCGACCCACCGAAGTCGTTACGGGAAGGCAGTATCAAGCATGGCAGCGTCGCGGCCGGTCACCAATATCTCGCTCGTGGCGGGAGCCGATACCCACGCCGACACCATCCACGTCGCGGCCCTGGACGCGGTGGGGCGGGAACTGGGCGATCACGAATTCCCCACCACCGCAACCGGATACCGGGACGCCCTGGAGTTCTTGGCCTCCCACGGAACTGTGGATGTCGTCGGCATCGAGGGCACCAGCTCCTACGGGGCAGGGTTCACCCGCGCGGTCCTCGCGGCGGGAATCGAGGTCCGCGAGGTCATCCGGCCCGAACGATCCGTGCGGCGGATGCACGGAAAATCCGACCC is a genomic window containing:
- a CDS encoding response regulator transcription factor translates to MIRVLLCEREPLVRVGLRAVVGAEAGMAVVGEFSDGPTAASAMSELEPNVIVADTSALTGASGCASGELVETSLAAGVPVLVLAHRGCLDGAAAALRAGARGFLLKDDPPAQIAYGIREVAAGNALLSPTVTARLLADLMPVERPETVRSEVDLRSVLTAREVQVLSLLAGGMTVGGIAERLVVAEVTVRSHIHHMLRKLELDRAFQAVALAHASGLLNSR